A stretch of Phyllobacterium zundukense DNA encodes these proteins:
- a CDS encoding NADP-dependent malic enzyme, whose protein sequence is MSQDPKASLRTAALDFHQYPKPGKLEITPSKPLANARDLALAYSPGVAAPCEEIAADPEKAYAYTSKGNLVAVISNGTAVLGLGNIGALASKPVMEGKAVLFKKFAGIDSIDIEVNESDPKKFIEIVAPLEPSFGGINLEDIKAPDCFDIEESLRARMNIPVFHDDQHGTAIIVAAAVLNAMKLVGKNIAEVKICTSGAGAAAIACMNMLVTVGARRENIYLADRQGLVTKKRANSVDRWRGAFAQDTDATELADVMAGADIYAGLSSAGALKPEMIRDMARDPLILALSNPIPEIMPELAIAERPDAMICTGRSDYPNQVNNVLCFPFIFRGALDAGATTINDDMKRAAAYAIAQLAHEPVLESLGTEASATFGSGYLIPSPFDQRLILRIAPAVAQAAMDSGVSRRPIQDMSAYQDSLKRFVFRSGLVMKPMIERAQGQGKRIAFADGEDERVLRATQVILEEAIGRPVLIGRPSVIEQRIERFGLTIKPERDFEIINPEDDPRYRDYVTLFHDLVGRKGVTLDTARTIVRTNTTVIGALAVHRGEADALICGLQGSFIKHARDIRSIIGLADDSAQLSALSMLIMSKGVFFLADTYMNIDPSAEEIVQIALQARDHLKRFNIDAKAALLSYSNFGSRDGASSEKMRKVYSMLKQAAPDLLVEGEMQGDLAINGALRERHLAQTAFEGEANLLIFPSLEASNMSMTLLTELNNALAVGPILMGTKRPAHILAPTVTSRGIVNMSAIAAAEALEVMPNSNR, encoded by the coding sequence CAAACCGTTGGCCAATGCACGCGACCTCGCGCTGGCTTATTCACCTGGGGTTGCGGCACCTTGCGAAGAAATCGCAGCTGATCCCGAGAAGGCCTACGCCTACACGTCCAAGGGCAATCTTGTTGCAGTCATTTCCAACGGCACGGCCGTGTTGGGCCTTGGCAATATCGGAGCGTTGGCCAGCAAGCCAGTTATGGAAGGCAAGGCCGTTCTTTTCAAGAAATTCGCCGGCATCGACAGCATCGATATCGAGGTGAATGAAAGCGATCCGAAGAAATTCATAGAGATTGTTGCACCGCTTGAGCCCAGTTTCGGCGGCATCAACCTCGAAGATATCAAGGCCCCGGATTGCTTCGATATTGAGGAGAGCCTCAGGGCACGGATGAACATCCCCGTGTTCCACGATGACCAGCACGGTACCGCGATCATTGTTGCTGCTGCCGTTCTCAACGCCATGAAGCTTGTCGGGAAAAATATCGCAGAAGTGAAGATCTGCACATCAGGCGCCGGTGCGGCGGCGATTGCCTGTATGAACATGCTGGTGACGGTGGGAGCGCGGCGGGAGAACATTTACTTGGCCGACCGCCAGGGCCTTGTTACCAAAAAGCGCGCAAATTCCGTTGACCGCTGGCGCGGAGCGTTTGCGCAGGACACGGATGCGACAGAGTTGGCGGACGTCATGGCTGGGGCGGATATTTATGCCGGCCTTTCCTCTGCGGGTGCCCTCAAACCGGAAATGATCCGCGATATGGCGCGTGACCCATTGATTCTCGCGCTATCGAACCCAATTCCGGAAATCATGCCGGAGCTGGCGATCGCTGAGCGGCCCGACGCGATGATTTGTACAGGAAGGTCTGACTATCCTAATCAGGTCAACAATGTCCTGTGCTTCCCATTCATCTTCCGCGGCGCACTGGACGCCGGTGCGACAACCATCAACGATGACATGAAGCGCGCAGCCGCCTACGCCATCGCGCAATTGGCACACGAACCCGTTCTGGAATCCTTGGGAACTGAGGCATCGGCCACTTTCGGCAGCGGCTATCTCATTCCGTCACCTTTTGATCAGCGTTTGATTCTGCGCATCGCTCCGGCGGTTGCGCAAGCCGCGATGGACAGCGGGGTATCTCGCCGCCCGATCCAGGACATGAGCGCTTATCAGGATAGCCTGAAACGTTTCGTCTTCCGTTCGGGATTGGTCATGAAGCCAATGATCGAGCGCGCCCAAGGACAAGGAAAACGCATTGCGTTTGCGGATGGTGAGGATGAGCGCGTGCTTCGGGCCACTCAGGTGATCCTGGAGGAAGCCATTGGCCGGCCAGTCCTTATCGGCCGGCCGTCAGTCATCGAACAACGGATAGAACGCTTTGGTCTTACAATCAAACCAGAGCGCGATTTCGAGATTATCAACCCCGAAGACGACCCACGCTACCGTGACTATGTCACGCTTTTCCATGACCTCGTCGGACGCAAGGGCGTGACGCTCGACACTGCCCGTACGATCGTCCGCACCAATACGACGGTGATCGGAGCATTGGCTGTCCATCGCGGCGAGGCCGACGCGCTGATTTGCGGGTTGCAGGGAAGTTTCATCAAGCATGCGCGCGATATTCGCTCAATCATCGGGCTAGCCGATGATTCAGCACAGCTGTCAGCGCTGTCGATGCTGATCATGTCCAAGGGCGTGTTCTTCCTTGCCGACACCTATATGAACATCGATCCAAGTGCTGAAGAGATCGTCCAGATCGCATTGCAGGCACGCGATCATCTCAAGCGGTTCAACATTGATGCCAAGGCGGCATTGCTGAGCTATTCGAATTTCGGCTCACGTGACGGCGCGTCCTCGGAAAAGATGCGCAAAGTCTATTCGATGTTGAAGCAAGCCGCGCCCGATCTGCTCGTTGAAGGCGAAATGCAGGGAGATCTCGCCATCAACGGTGCATTGCGCGAACGCCATTTGGCTCAAACCGCGTTCGAGGGCGAGGCAAATCTGTTGATCTTCCCGTCACTGGAAGCCTCGAATATGTCGATGACATTGCTCACGGAACTGAACAATGCACTGGCAGTGGGCCCCATCCTGATGGGAACCAAACGACCGGCACACATCCTTGCTCCGACGGTAACGAGCCGGGGCATTGTGAACATGTCTGCAATTGCCGCGGCCGAGGCTCTGGAGGTGATGCCCAATTCAAATAGATGA